One window of the Rosa rugosa chromosome 3, drRosRugo1.1, whole genome shotgun sequence genome contains the following:
- the LOC133741408 gene encoding myosin-6-like, with protein MSSIYTQVPLILVKKIYTQTFLYINVQLFNSLLLRCECCTSSNGEYVKSGEYVLRLCPCEIWGVIPQWFSYNGFDIVI; from the exons ATGAGTTCAATATACACTCAG GTGCCTCTTATTCTTGTCAAGAAGATCTACACTCAGACTTTCTTATATATTAATGTGCAACTCTTTAATAG TCTCCTTCTGCGTTGTGAATGTTGTACATCTAGCAATGGGGAGTATGTGAAATCTGGGGAGTATGTGTTGAGGTTGTGTCCTTGTGAAATTTGGGGAGTTATTCCGCAATGGTTTAGTTATAATGGATTTGATATTGTAATTTAA